The proteins below are encoded in one region of Bacteroides uniformis:
- a CDS encoding hybrid sensor histidine kinase/response regulator transcription factor, whose product MSAPYPFPYKSVACTFLLLWVFVFLSADLFAGSFRTLGIKEGLGSRQVFQINKDSAGFVWVYTHVGIDRYDGNEIKHYKLDGMVDSRDNIQSSTTMMCDKEGIVWVALKNGKIYAYNKLTDSFQLRVDLADYLPSPVLYNMLFDDENRLWLCMSKGLYSWEESAGLSFAGLKGQSVRCMVQMEDEVFFAGTDKGVFRLTKAGAAGSSSFETRPVDLHTEMHVESLYVFGAKLFIGTFSNGVFVLDGPEGQIHSLNDRIPHVPIRSFARTKDNLLLVGADGAGVFCMDVATGELLNHYMNNGDDDKSLSGNTVSDICVDESGVVWIGTSTNGISYLDPEMPDVYRIRHERNNDNSLKSDHVNVMFQDSEGDYWYGTNNGVSLYQPRSRKWTHYLDGTEYSGKVVLALAEDSGGNIWVGGYGIGVYCIHKQTGRVQKKEKRNAHPEKGMATDYVYAIYAEGDYVWFGGIEGEFTRYDIRTDTYTYYPIDCIGDIKPGKGGSLLIAGCSGLAVFDKKSGDMQWHQTFGDISLHYPVRCLMQSSSGDTWLATDGEGLIRVGPDGKEAHAYTVDDNLVSNSINSLLEDNEGRIWFSTEKELYCLDCSRDIIISANDFLDVSWGYYNPNAALKLKNGCLAFGTAEGVLSFLPSLDLGTHAPVELILTDFKLLYESVKAGMKGSLLQTNINDTRKIDLKYNQNSFSISFSAINFAVPHRIRYEYRLENHNEEWEHSNSVRNVSYMNLSSGKYVFRLRAFDKYTGQQVGERSLDIVIHNPYWVSWWALFIYFILLSVFVYMFVQYRRHKVNEGRIRDKIRSFISIAHDIRTPVTLIKAPLSELEAQEGLPEQGKKTVAVAMKNVEKLMGMITQLLELQKTELHAEECLKVSPYDIKAYLEEKMAEFHLAAMQKSVGIELEVEPDMPKVWIDREKMDHIIDNLLSNALKYTEKGVIHILVKTARKKWTIEVKDTGIGIPKEEQGNIFHEYYRAQNAMNFEETGSGIGLMITRRIVKQHHGTISFSSVEGQGTTFTVTFPQRIKASVAVEAKADGREEAQAATGAVHEETERAGKNVLLLAEDDADMREYLVDSLSSEYKVVAVPDGGKALETAREINPDIIISDIVMPVLEGDELCRILKSSVDTSHIPIILLTALSERENIIFGLEAGANDYIIKPFDLSVLKVRIRNILQNRQHLRETVLAMDAQPEETDYTSQLDKEFLDKVMKVIEEELSDSEFSINDFCRMLGMSRTSVYNKIKTLTGQGPNDFIRIVRLNKAKELLVSRKYSIGEVANMVGFSDPKYFSTCFKKQFGTSPSKI is encoded by the coding sequence ATGTCTGCTCCATATCCGTTTCCATATAAATCCGTTGCATGTACATTTTTGCTGTTATGGGTGTTCGTTTTTTTGTCCGCTGACTTGTTTGCCGGTTCATTCCGCACCTTGGGTATCAAGGAGGGATTGGGCAGTCGGCAAGTATTCCAGATAAACAAGGATTCAGCCGGATTTGTCTGGGTGTATACTCATGTCGGGATAGATCGTTATGACGGGAATGAAATCAAGCATTACAAGCTGGACGGAATGGTTGATTCCAGGGACAATATCCAGTCTTCCACTACCATGATGTGTGATAAGGAGGGTATTGTCTGGGTTGCATTGAAGAATGGAAAAATCTATGCATACAACAAACTGACGGACTCTTTCCAATTGCGTGTGGACTTGGCCGATTACCTGCCTTCTCCGGTATTGTATAATATGCTGTTTGATGACGAAAACCGTTTGTGGTTGTGTATGTCGAAGGGGCTTTATTCTTGGGAAGAAAGTGCAGGACTGTCTTTTGCCGGATTGAAGGGGCAATCTGTCCGTTGCATGGTCCAAATGGAAGATGAAGTGTTTTTTGCAGGCACCGACAAGGGTGTCTTCCGGCTGACGAAGGCAGGAGCGGCAGGTTCTTCGTCTTTTGAGACGAGGCCGGTTGACCTGCATACAGAGATGCATGTGGAATCGCTCTATGTCTTCGGAGCGAAGCTGTTCATCGGTACCTTTTCAAACGGCGTATTTGTGCTTGACGGTCCCGAAGGGCAAATACATTCCTTGAATGACCGGATTCCTCATGTACCTATCCGTTCGTTTGCAAGGACAAAGGATAATTTGCTGCTGGTGGGAGCCGACGGTGCAGGTGTTTTTTGCATGGATGTCGCTACCGGAGAACTTTTGAACCATTATATGAATAACGGGGATGATGACAAAAGCTTGAGTGGTAATACGGTATCCGATATTTGTGTGGATGAATCCGGAGTTGTATGGATTGGCACTTCTACGAATGGCATCAGCTATCTGGATCCGGAGATGCCGGATGTCTATAGAATCAGGCACGAACGCAATAATGATAATTCCCTGAAGTCGGACCATGTAAATGTGATGTTTCAGGACTCGGAGGGAGATTATTGGTATGGTACAAACAACGGCGTCAGCCTCTATCAACCTCGGTCACGCAAATGGACCCACTATCTGGACGGTACGGAATATAGTGGCAAAGTGGTATTGGCACTTGCCGAAGACTCCGGGGGAAACATCTGGGTAGGTGGCTATGGTATCGGTGTCTATTGTATTCATAAACAGACCGGACGGGTACAGAAGAAAGAGAAAAGAAATGCACATCCGGAGAAGGGAATGGCCACCGACTATGTTTATGCCATTTATGCGGAAGGGGATTATGTCTGGTTCGGTGGTATTGAAGGAGAGTTTACCCGTTACGATATACGGACGGATACTTATACATATTACCCGATTGATTGCATAGGTGACATAAAGCCGGGTAAGGGGGGCTCATTACTGATTGCCGGTTGCAGCGGGTTGGCCGTCTTTGATAAGAAGTCGGGAGACATGCAGTGGCATCAGACGTTTGGAGACATCTCTCTGCATTATCCTGTCCGTTGCCTGATGCAGTCCTCATCCGGCGATACCTGGCTGGCTACAGACGGGGAAGGCCTTATACGTGTTGGGCCGGATGGGAAAGAGGCGCATGCCTATACCGTAGATGACAATCTGGTTTCCAATTCCATCAACAGCCTGCTGGAGGATAACGAAGGGCGTATCTGGTTCAGTACGGAGAAGGAATTGTATTGCTTGGACTGCTCCCGGGATATTATCATCAGTGCCAATGATTTTTTGGATGTCAGCTGGGGATATTACAATCCGAATGCTGCCCTTAAGTTGAAGAATGGATGTCTTGCTTTCGGCACCGCAGAAGGGGTTCTTTCCTTTCTCCCGTCTTTGGACTTGGGGACTCATGCACCCGTTGAGCTGATTCTGACAGACTTTAAACTGCTTTATGAATCGGTCAAAGCGGGAATGAAAGGCTCTCTTTTGCAAACGAATATCAATGATACCCGGAAAATAGATTTGAAGTATAATCAAAACTCCTTCTCTATTTCCTTCTCTGCCATCAACTTTGCAGTCCCGCATCGTATCAGGTATGAGTATAGGCTCGAAAATCACAATGAAGAGTGGGAACACTCCAATTCAGTGCGGAACGTGAGCTATATGAATCTCTCGTCCGGTAAGTATGTATTCCGCTTGCGGGCATTTGATAAATACACCGGGCAGCAGGTGGGAGAAAGAAGTCTGGATATTGTCATTCATAACCCTTACTGGGTTTCGTGGTGGGCGCTGTTCATCTATTTCATTTTGTTGTCTGTCTTTGTCTACATGTTTGTGCAGTATAGGAGGCATAAGGTGAACGAGGGGCGTATAAGGGACAAGATACGTTCCTTTATCAGTATAGCCCATGATATCCGTACACCGGTTACTTTAATAAAGGCTCCGCTGAGCGAGCTCGAAGCGCAGGAGGGACTTCCGGAGCAGGGTAAGAAAACCGTTGCGGTGGCTATGAAGAATGTGGAAAAACTGATGGGAATGATTACTCAACTGCTTGAGTTGCAGAAAACGGAACTGCATGCCGAGGAGTGTCTGAAGGTTTCTCCATACGACATTAAGGCTTATCTGGAGGAAAAAATGGCGGAGTTTCACTTAGCTGCCATGCAGAAGAGCGTCGGGATAGAGTTGGAGGTGGAGCCGGATATGCCCAAGGTTTGGATTGACCGGGAGAAGATGGATCATATCATAGACAATCTGCTCTCCAATGCCTTGAAGTATACAGAGAAGGGAGTCATCCATATACTGGTGAAGACTGCAAGAAAGAAATGGACTATTGAAGTGAAGGATACGGGCATCGGCATTCCGAAAGAGGAGCAGGGCAATATCTTCCACGAATATTATAGAGCCCAGAATGCCATGAACTTTGAGGAAACCGGTTCGGGCATCGGTCTGATGATTACGCGCCGCATTGTGAAACAGCATCACGGCACCATCTCTTTCAGTAGCGTGGAAGGACAGGGAACTACGTTTACGGTAACTTTCCCGCAGAGGATAAAGGCGAGCGTGGCGGTGGAAGCGAAGGCTGACGGCCGGGAAGAAGCTCAGGCCGCTACCGGGGCTGTGCATGAAGAAACGGAACGTGCCGGGAAGAATGTCCTTCTTCTGGCAGAGGACGATGCGGATATGAGGGAGTATCTGGTGGACAGCTTGTCTTCCGAATATAAGGTAGTTGCCGTGCCCGACGGCGGAAAGGCATTGGAGACGGCAAGGGAAATCAATCCTGATATCATTATCTCGGACATTGTGATGCCGGTACTGGAAGGTGATGAATTGTGCCGGATTCTGAAATCATCGGTAGATACAAGCCATATACCTATTATATTACTGACCGCACTGAGTGAGAGGGAAAATATCATCTTCGGACTGGAAGCCGGTGCCAATGACTACATCATCAAGCCTTTTGACTTGTCTGTGCTGAAAGTACGTATCAGGAATATTCTTCAGAATAGGCAGCATTTGCGCGAAACCGTGTTGGCGATGGATGCGCAGCCCGAAGAGACAGACTATACCAGCCAGTTGGACAAGGAGTTTCTGGACAAGGTTATGAAAGTGATTGAGGAGGAGTTGTCCGATTCGGAATTCTCCATCAATGACTTCTGCCGGATGCTGGGCATGAGCCGCACTTCTGTCTACAATAAAATAAAGACGCTGACCGGGCAGGGACCGAATGACTTCATCCGCATTGTCCGTTTGAACAAGGCAAAAGAGCTGCTGGTTTCCCGGAAATATTCGATAGGGGAAGTGGCGAATATGGTCGGATTTTCTGACCCGAAATATTTTAGTACATGCTTCAAAAAGCAGTTTGGCACCAGTCCCAGCAAAATTTAG
- a CDS encoding 6-phosphogluconolactonase, protein MKITITKNEKEFDCTAAWRIIGQMLNEPESVIGLSTGRTTGNLHRLVGEIYTKYPFKVDTVTFFGLDEVTNVPREYAGACYTMLKTELMDTLGIKEENFLMLPTISGDFEQSCRDFQQEIANRGGIDLLILGLGENGHLGFNQPESPFGGEAWVTRMNVELEERIRRETGTPPDKELGGATLGIKNIMQARRIVLVAKGTNKADIVKRMLEGPVTTDVPASILQLHPNCEFLLDEAAASMLNC, encoded by the coding sequence ATGAAAATAACAATAACAAAGAATGAAAAGGAGTTTGACTGCACGGCTGCATGGCGCATCATCGGGCAGATGTTGAATGAACCGGAGAGTGTGATAGGACTTTCGACGGGACGTACTACCGGCAATCTTCATCGGTTGGTGGGAGAAATCTATACTAAATATCCGTTTAAGGTGGATACCGTTACTTTCTTCGGATTGGATGAGGTAACGAATGTGCCGCGCGAATATGCCGGAGCATGCTACACGATGCTGAAAACGGAGTTGATGGATACATTGGGCATCAAGGAAGAGAATTTTTTGATGCTGCCTACCATTTCTGGTGATTTTGAACAGTCATGCAGGGATTTCCAGCAGGAAATTGCGAACCGTGGCGGCATTGATTTGCTGATTTTAGGGTTGGGTGAGAACGGACATCTGGGATTCAACCAGCCAGAATCTCCCTTTGGCGGTGAAGCATGGGTGACCCGGATGAATGTGGAACTGGAAGAACGCATCCGTAGAGAAACGGGTACTCCTCCCGATAAAGAGTTGGGAGGGGCTACTTTGGGAATAAAGAACATTATGCAGGCACGCCGGATTGTACTGGTTGCCAAAGGGACTAATAAAGCGGATATTGTCAAGCGGATGCTTGAAGGGCCTGTGACAACAGATGTTCCTGCTTCCATCCTTCAGCTTCATCCCAACTGTGAATTTCTGCTGGATGAGGCGGCGGCAAGCATGCTTAACTGCTAA
- a CDS encoding ROK family protein — METYLGLDLGGTKLLIGEMDSRGNILRYKKYDSGYFNQQAALEIIKSSLDDYIRTVGWYDQKPVAMGVGLIGRVDPNEGVWLQIDPSRTQRIELAKELSDIYGMPCHIDNDVKSATRAERVWGFGQISKNFIYVNIGTGIAVGTVINGRQIRGSHFNAGEVGHVRVGVNIGIKCGCGRMDCVEAIAAGIGFDNCARLLRNQYETGLHIPAEKGERVIVSEVFALSQKGDPLCTVLVENAAEALANLIMNLVRVIDPDTVVLGGGIVADGYMHEKILEKLHPTTMRFVSNGVVITKLNPGFIGLLGAGAVAMNM; from the coding sequence ATGGAAACGTATTTAGGTCTTGATTTAGGAGGCACGAAGTTGCTGATTGGCGAAATGGATAGCCGTGGCAACATTTTGAGGTATAAGAAATATGACTCCGGTTACTTTAATCAGCAGGCTGCGCTGGAAATCATCAAGTCGTCGCTCGATGATTATATCCGTACCGTGGGCTGGTATGACCAGAAACCGGTAGCGATGGGTGTTGGGCTGATAGGGCGTGTAGATCCCAACGAAGGTGTCTGGCTGCAGATTGACCCGAGCAGGACACAGAGGATTGAGTTGGCAAAGGAACTGTCGGATATATATGGCATGCCTTGCCATATAGACAATGATGTGAAGAGCGCTACAAGAGCCGAACGCGTCTGGGGATTCGGACAAATTTCCAAAAACTTCATATACGTAAATATAGGTACAGGCATTGCCGTGGGTACGGTGATAAATGGGAGACAAATCCGTGGCAGCCATTTCAATGCCGGCGAAGTGGGACACGTGCGTGTAGGTGTGAACATAGGCATTAAATGCGGTTGTGGACGGATGGACTGTGTGGAGGCGATTGCTGCCGGCATAGGTTTTGACAATTGTGCCCGTCTGCTCCGCAACCAGTATGAGACCGGCCTGCATATTCCGGCTGAAAAAGGGGAACGGGTGATTGTGAGTGAGGTGTTTGCACTTAGTCAGAAAGGTGACCCTCTCTGTACGGTGCTGGTGGAGAATGCAGCTGAGGCGCTTGCCAATCTTATCATGAATCTGGTACGTGTGATTGACCCGGACACGGTGGTGTTGGGTGGAGGCATTGTGGCCGACGGGTATATGCACGAGAAGATTCTGGAGAAACTTCATCCTACGACCATGCGTTTTGTCAGCAACGGGGTTGTCATTACGAAACTGAATCCCGGATTTATCGGGCTTCTGGGGGCCGGCGCGGTGGCGATGAATATGTGA
- a CDS encoding MFS transporter: MTQQEKQINYMGPFITMVFLFFIVGFLTTANTQFQGPLKETFLSEVGGLKNTFATLITFSWFLAYPVCGGVGSSWISKYGYKGTLMRGLLVMIVGLGLFFASSYFTVHFPEANWHAGNNVIPGGFLIFLLGSFVVGASATILQVVINPYLTACHVKGTQSIQRLAIGGSANSVGTTLAPYFVTGVVFGGLSMEDIQIDQLMVPFLALMAVISLIVLLLMKLSLPDIQGTRVEKGEKLEKSVWSFRHLTLGVVAIFFYVGVEVCIGANINLYAIEMDYASPALMATLYWGGMLVGRLVGSSLSRISPRVQLTVTTVSAGLLALLAILLNNPWLLTAVGLFHSIMWGAIFTLSVAHLGKYTSVASGVFMIGVVGGAILPLLQGVLADVLGCWRWSWLIVLFGEAFMLYYALIGSRVRQTCDNL, translated from the coding sequence ATGACACAACAAGAAAAACAAATAAACTATATGGGGCCATTCATCACGATGGTGTTCTTGTTCTTTATTGTAGGTTTCCTTACGACTGCCAATACTCAGTTTCAGGGTCCTCTGAAAGAAACTTTTCTTTCGGAAGTGGGCGGGTTGAAAAATACTTTTGCTACTTTGATTACTTTCTCCTGGTTCCTTGCTTATCCGGTTTGTGGAGGGGTAGGCTCGTCGTGGATTAGCAAATACGGATATAAAGGAACATTGATGCGTGGATTGCTGGTGATGATTGTGGGGCTTGGTTTGTTCTTTGCCTCTTCCTATTTCACAGTACACTTTCCTGAAGCGAATTGGCATGCAGGAAATAATGTTATCCCTGGAGGGTTCTTGATTTTCTTACTGGGTTCTTTCGTGGTAGGGGCTTCGGCTACCATTCTGCAAGTGGTTATAAATCCTTATCTGACGGCTTGCCATGTCAAGGGTACCCAGTCCATTCAGCGTTTGGCTATAGGCGGTTCTGCCAATTCTGTGGGAACTACGCTTGCTCCTTATTTCGTGACTGGTGTCGTGTTTGGCGGTCTGTCTATGGAGGACATTCAGATTGACCAGCTGATGGTTCCGTTCCTGGCATTGATGGCTGTTATTTCTTTGATTGTATTGTTGTTGATGAAATTGTCTTTGCCCGATATCCAAGGAACCAGGGTAGAGAAGGGAGAAAAGCTGGAAAAAAGTGTATGGTCCTTCCGTCATCTGACATTGGGCGTGGTGGCTATCTTCTTTTATGTAGGAGTGGAAGTCTGTATCGGGGCCAATATCAATCTGTATGCCATCGAGATGGATTATGCTTCTCCGGCACTGATGGCTACGCTCTATTGGGGTGGTATGCTTGTGGGCCGCCTGGTGGGGAGCAGCCTGAGCAGGATTTCTCCCCGCGTGCAGTTGACGGTTACTACGGTATCGGCAGGACTACTCGCCCTACTGGCCATTCTTCTGAATAATCCGTGGCTGCTCACGGCAGTAGGTCTGTTCCATTCCATCATGTGGGGAGCTATCTTTACTTTGTCCGTTGCCCATTTGGGAAAATACACTTCGGTGGCTTCGGGTGTGTTCATGATTGGAGTGGTAGGCGGTGCCATATTGCCCTTGTTGCAAGGAGTGCTTGCCGATGTTCTTGGATGCTGGAGATGGTCATGGCTCATCGTTCTTTTTGGAGAAGCGTTTATGCTGTATTATGCATTGATAGGTTCACGGGTCCGTCAGACCTGCGATAATTTGTAA
- a CDS encoding glycosyl hydrolase family 18 protein, translated as MKKIRMMMAAALGVLVSCGSVKSGEEVVAASRDSKVVVAYVTSWSEVMPDPQYMTHINYAFGHVNESFNGVKIDNEERLRQIVDLRKQKPELKVLLSIGGWGSGRFSEMAANDEYRRAFAADCDRVVKEFALDGIDIDWEYPTSSMANISSSPDDTENFTLLMQDIRAAIGNEKELTLATVASARYIDFKAILPSVDFVNIMAYDMASAPKHHSALYPSGHSGDITSDGAVTAHLKAGVPPSKLVMGMPFYGRGGDGYPSFQDYNKVGNTDTQYTEKWDEVAQVPYLADKNDTLVFGFENPRSLAIKCQYILDKDLLGGMYWDYSGDNEQGDLRRTVAENLLGKPHKAKVLVLTERGGQHGGFTDAGLKWLAAEGAKGNFSITEINNARNITEAYLSQFSLVIQLDFPPYTWPKEAEDAFVKYIEEGRGGWIGFHHATLLGEFDGYPMWQWFSDFMGGVRFKNYIAPLADGTLIVEDKQHPVMKDVPASFVVPDDEWYTYDKSPRPNVHVLANVDESSYTPASDIKMGDHPVVWVNESKKARNVYFQIGHSSKLYETEGFTTMFRNAINWTLER; from the coding sequence ATGAAAAAAATTAGAATGATGATGGCTGCCGCTTTGGGCGTATTGGTTTCATGCGGTAGCGTTAAGTCGGGAGAAGAGGTCGTTGCGGCTTCCCGCGATTCAAAGGTTGTGGTTGCTTATGTCACTTCGTGGAGTGAGGTGATGCCCGACCCGCAGTACATGACGCATATCAACTATGCGTTCGGTCATGTAAACGAGAGCTTTAACGGTGTCAAGATTGATAATGAGGAACGTTTGAGACAGATTGTTGATTTGAGGAAACAGAAGCCGGAGCTGAAAGTGCTGCTTTCCATCGGTGGCTGGGGAAGCGGACGTTTCAGTGAGATGGCTGCCAATGATGAATATCGCCGTGCTTTTGCCGCGGACTGTGACCGTGTGGTGAAGGAGTTCGCTTTGGATGGCATTGACATCGATTGGGAATATCCCACCAGCTCTATGGCAAATATATCCTCGTCACCGGACGATACGGAGAATTTTACACTTCTGATGCAGGATATCAGAGCTGCCATCGGCAATGAAAAGGAACTGACACTTGCCACCGTAGCTTCTGCCCGTTACATTGACTTCAAGGCTATCTTGCCTTCCGTCGATTTTGTGAATATCATGGCTTATGACATGGCTTCTGCTCCCAAGCACCATTCGGCGCTTTATCCGTCAGGACATAGCGGTGACATTACTTCGGACGGTGCCGTTACTGCACACTTGAAAGCGGGCGTACCGCCTTCCAAGCTGGTGATGGGTATGCCCTTCTATGGTCGTGGAGGTGACGGTTATCCCAGCTTCCAAGACTATAATAAGGTAGGGAATACGGATACCCAATATACTGAAAAGTGGGATGAGGTGGCTCAAGTGCCTTATCTGGCCGATAAGAATGATACGTTGGTATTTGGTTTTGAGAATCCCCGTTCACTTGCCATCAAGTGTCAGTATATTCTGGATAAAGATTTGCTGGGAGGCATGTATTGGGATTATAGCGGAGACAATGAGCAGGGTGATTTGCGCCGTACGGTAGCAGAAAACCTATTGGGCAAGCCGCACAAGGCGAAGGTACTGGTGTTGACGGAACGTGGTGGACAGCACGGAGGATTTACGGATGCCGGCTTGAAGTGGTTGGCGGCCGAAGGTGCAAAGGGGAATTTCAGTATTACCGAGATAAACAATGCCAGGAACATAACGGAGGCTTACTTGTCGCAGTTCAGCTTGGTTATTCAATTGGATTTCCCGCCTTATACTTGGCCGAAGGAAGCGGAAGATGCGTTCGTCAAGTATATAGAAGAAGGCCGTGGCGGCTGGATAGGTTTCCATCATGCTACTTTGCTGGGCGAGTTTGACGGTTATCCCATGTGGCAATGGTTCTCTGATTTCATGGGTGGTGTACGTTTCAAGAACTACATAGCTCCGCTGGCCGACGGTACGCTGATTGTGGAAGATAAACAGCATCCGGTAATGAAGGATGTTCCGGCCTCTTTCGTGGTGCCCGATGACGAGTGGTATACTTATGACAAGAGTCCGCGCCCTAATGTACATGTATTAGCCAATGTAGACGAATCGAGCTACACGCCTGCATCGGACATCAAGATGGGCGATCATCCGGTGGTTTGGGTCAATGAAAGCAAAAAGGCACGCAATGTTTATTTCCAGATAGGGCATAGTAGTAAGTTGTACGAAACGGAAGGGTTTACGACCATGTTCAGAAATGCCATTAACTGGACTTTAGAAAGGTAA